From one Lysinibacillus sp. G4S2 genomic stretch:
- a CDS encoding histidinol phosphate phosphatase domain-containing protein translates to MIDYHVHLEEGPYSFRWLERTSQAIRFFNEDEAAAKGTRAYVELQMQQLSQRLQSGCYSEEWLDLYLQQAKQLGLREVGIVDHLYRFKETRTYFENYMQLGDNEVGKLQRYWLDRVMTESMDDFVSAINRAKEKWSCHGISLKLGIEADYFVGGEEELASLLERYQWDYVIGSVHFVDGWGFDNPQTQYIFEDMDAAALQQNYTRFFTTVEKMILSNMFDFVAHLDNFKVFDYQVEDAAFLDTWYERIAKALVTTQTATEINAGLYYRYPVKEMCPGPRFLQILIDHDVAFTVSSDAHFPDDLGKYTFANANLLKSFGVQSIVGFEQRMRKLIEI, encoded by the coding sequence ATGATTGATTATCATGTACATTTAGAGGAGGGCCCATATTCATTTCGTTGGTTAGAGCGGACTTCTCAGGCGATTCGTTTTTTTAATGAAGACGAAGCGGCAGCAAAAGGTACTAGAGCATATGTTGAGTTACAAATGCAGCAGTTGTCACAGCGATTACAAAGCGGTTGCTATAGTGAGGAATGGTTAGATTTATATCTACAACAGGCTAAACAGCTTGGTTTGCGCGAGGTTGGTATTGTTGATCATCTATATCGTTTTAAGGAGACGCGAACATACTTTGAGAATTATATGCAGTTGGGTGACAATGAAGTTGGTAAATTGCAGCGTTATTGGCTTGATCGTGTCATGACGGAAAGTATGGATGATTTTGTGTCAGCCATTAATCGAGCAAAGGAAAAGTGGAGTTGTCATGGTATTTCCTTAAAGCTTGGCATCGAGGCCGATTATTTTGTCGGAGGTGAGGAAGAATTAGCATCATTGTTAGAACGATATCAGTGGGATTATGTTATCGGATCTGTCCATTTTGTGGATGGCTGGGGCTTTGATAATCCTCAGACACAATATATTTTTGAGGATATGGACGCTGCAGCTTTACAGCAGAACTATACTCGTTTTTTTACCACAGTAGAAAAAATGATCCTCTCGAATATGTTTGATTTTGTGGCACATTTGGACAACTTTAAAGTATTTGACTATCAAGTGGAAGATGCGGCTTTTCTGGATACTTGGTATGAAAGAATCGCTAAGGCTCTTGTGACAACACAAACTGCCACTGAAATAAATGCCGGCTTATATTATCGCTACCCAGTAAAGGAAATGTGCCCAGGACCTCGTTTCTTGCAAATTTTAATTGACCATGATGTAGCCTTTACAGTTTCCTCAGATGCGCATTTCCCAGACGATTTAGGTAAGTATACATTTGCCAATGCCAATCTGCTTAAGAGCTTTGGTGTTCAATCGATTGTCGGCTTTGAACAGCGTATGAGAAAATTAATTGAGATATAG
- the cotE gene encoding outer spore coat protein CotE — MKRVEGGIALKRLRQIVTKAVVAKGKKRTEERVTLCPSNKPTSILGCWVINHTCSAKKVGKFVEVSGKFDVNVWYAYSNHSKTAVFSETIHYKDKVKLHFRDGEVSVGDDVRVRVVQEPNCIEAIISPCGTKFEIVVEREVVVEVMGETTICISVHPLDFEEEWSFNDESSSSSSSSSSSSSSSSSSSSGERFVLESSSFPGERPR, encoded by the coding sequence GTGAAAAGAGTCGAAGGAGGAATTGCGCTGAAACGTTTACGACAAATCGTGACGAAAGCAGTAGTTGCCAAAGGGAAGAAGAGAACGGAAGAACGTGTAACATTATGTCCATCGAATAAACCGACGAGTATTCTTGGTTGCTGGGTCATCAATCATACTTGCTCCGCAAAAAAAGTCGGTAAATTTGTAGAAGTATCAGGGAAATTTGATGTCAATGTATGGTATGCCTATAGTAATCATTCGAAAACAGCGGTGTTTTCTGAAACGATTCACTATAAAGACAAAGTGAAACTCCATTTTAGAGATGGCGAAGTGAGTGTTGGTGATGATGTTCGAGTGCGTGTAGTTCAAGAGCCAAACTGCATCGAGGCAATTATTTCTCCATGCGGCACGAAATTTGAGATCGTAGTAGAACGCGAAGTCGTTGTAGAGGTAATGGGTGAAACGACGATTTGCATTAGTGTACATCCACTAGATTTCGAAGAGGAATGGAGCTTTAATGATGAGAGCTCATCCTCGTCTTCATCTAGCTCAAGCTCTAGTTCAAGCTCCTCGTCTAGCTCCAGCGGAGAAAGGTTTGTTTTAGAGTCCTCATCGTTTCCTGGTGAAAGACCAAGATAA
- a CDS encoding DeoR/GlpR family DNA-binding transcription regulator, translating into MTYAKIERFEFILKQLEIDEKIIVANIAEELQVAPETIRRDFDELEQQRLLTRVHGGAVKYTHVRNEPVFLRKLQMQKEAKRNIARLAARRICDGDTIAVDTGTTTVHIADFLLAVDDITVVTNSIAAAVQFNLAIEERRMTGKVILLGGTTNPRQSSVAGAMTMEVLGNMNFDKAFISCGGISEGIVYDYDLDESLISKKMIEHSKMNFLLADASKINGKSFYQICHLEECSDILCDVVCPVEWQAYEEKWTVCNGGKSE; encoded by the coding sequence ATGACGTATGCAAAAATTGAACGATTCGAGTTTATTTTAAAGCAATTAGAGATTGATGAGAAAATTATTGTTGCCAATATTGCGGAAGAATTACAAGTGGCACCTGAAACGATTCGCAGAGATTTTGATGAGCTAGAGCAACAGCGTTTATTAACGAGAGTACACGGTGGAGCTGTGAAGTATACACACGTTAGAAATGAACCAGTATTTTTGCGAAAGCTTCAAATGCAAAAAGAGGCAAAACGCAATATAGCTCGTTTGGCAGCTAGACGTATATGTGATGGGGATACAATTGCTGTTGATACCGGTACAACAACGGTGCATATCGCAGATTTTTTATTGGCAGTCGATGATATAACGGTCGTAACGAATTCCATAGCTGCTGCAGTACAATTTAATTTGGCTATTGAAGAGCGACGAATGACGGGGAAGGTTATTTTACTCGGAGGAACGACAAATCCAAGACAATCCTCAGTAGCAGGAGCTATGACAATGGAAGTGTTAGGCAATATGAATTTTGATAAAGCATTTATATCATGTGGTGGTATTAGCGAAGGGATCGTTTACGATTACGATTTGGATGAATCGTTAATTTCTAAAAAAATGATTGAGCATAGTAAAATGAATTTTTTACTAGCAGATGCATCTAAAATAAATGGTAAATCCTTTTATCAAATTTGTCACTTAGAGGAGTGCTCAGATATTCTTTGTGATGTAGTTTGCCCAGTGGAGTGGCAAGCATATGAGGAAAAGTGGACGGTATGTAATGGAGGGAAAAGTGAATGA
- a CDS encoding YlbF family regulator, whose protein sequence is MTQVLYTKEDLIKKSHEIAHMIANTPEVEFFKKAEAQINENQQVRERIASLKSLQKQAVNFQHLGKEKALKLIEDKIAKIEEEINAIPVVQQFKESQGDVNDLLQLVSNTIANNVTNEIVRSTGGDVLRGETGSYVANTTPGSCS, encoded by the coding sequence ATGACACAAGTATTATATACAAAAGAAGATTTAATCAAGAAGTCACATGAAATTGCGCATATGATTGCTAATACGCCAGAAGTTGAATTTTTCAAAAAGGCAGAAGCACAAATTAATGAAAACCAACAAGTACGTGAGCGTATTGCAAGTCTAAAAAGTCTACAAAAACAAGCTGTTAACTTCCAGCACTTAGGAAAAGAAAAAGCGCTGAAATTAATTGAAGACAAAATTGCTAAAATCGAAGAAGAAATCAATGCAATTCCAGTAGTACAACAATTTAAAGAATCTCAAGGTGATGTAAATGATTTGTTACAATTAGTATCGAATACAATTGCTAACAATGTCACAAATGAAATTGTTCGCTCAACAGGCGGCGATGTACTACGCGGAGAAACTGGCTCATACGTAGCCAATACAACACCAGGCAGCTGCTCATAA
- a CDS encoding ABC transporter permease subunit, with protein MKKRGVADLFFLLLVVYLVFPVIATMLYAFAENWNNTILPEGLTFKWITTLFQDAEFIQAFGRSVLLSSGAVLIALLVIVPAIFVIVLYFPKYEKWIQTAVVMVYSFPGIILAVGLIRVYSKFGVPMILVVLGAYVISILPYIYQGTRNSLRNVDARQLLDAAQLLGASKMQAFTKILLPTVYPGLFAGALLSFSVLFGEFVLINLVVGSRFETVQIYLMKKLSASGHIASAVVFVYIVLMGLLTFVIARLTKQSKGATNL; from the coding sequence GTGAAAAAGAGAGGCGTTGCTGATTTATTTTTCCTCCTGTTAGTCGTGTATTTAGTGTTTCCAGTTATTGCAACAATGCTTTATGCCTTTGCGGAAAATTGGAACAACACTATTTTGCCAGAAGGATTAACATTTAAATGGATTACTACATTATTTCAGGATGCAGAATTTATACAGGCTTTTGGACGTTCTGTCTTATTGTCGAGTGGGGCAGTATTGATCGCATTGCTCGTTATCGTACCGGCCATTTTCGTTATCGTGTTGTATTTTCCAAAATACGAAAAATGGATTCAGACGGCAGTTGTTATGGTGTATTCATTCCCTGGAATTATTTTAGCAGTCGGGCTCATTCGTGTTTATAGCAAATTCGGCGTGCCGATGATTTTAGTCGTTTTAGGGGCCTATGTCATCAGTATCCTACCGTACATTTACCAAGGGACGCGTAATAGTTTACGGAATGTAGACGCACGGCAGCTTTTAGATGCAGCCCAATTACTTGGAGCATCTAAAATGCAGGCATTTACAAAAATATTGTTACCTACTGTTTATCCAGGTTTATTTGCAGGTGCATTATTATCGTTTTCAGTGCTTTTTGGAGAATTTGTACTGATAAATCTTGTGGTAGGTTCTCGCTTTGAAACGGTGCAAATTTATTTAATGAAAAAGCTAAGTGCAAGTGGACATATTGCCAGTGCAGTTGTCTTTGTTTATATCGTTCTTATGGGCTTATTAACGTTCGTTATTGCAAGATTAACGAAACAATCGAAAGGTGCTACAAATCTATGA
- the miaB gene encoding tRNA (N6-isopentenyl adenosine(37)-C2)-methylthiotransferase MiaB has protein sequence MNEEQRLANQQVNQPKKEDKPEKDYSKYFETVFTAPSLKDAKKRGKEDIKYHKDFDIAEEFAGMGIGRTFYIRTYGCQMNEHDTEVMAGIFMQLGYTPTDVIDEADVVLLNTCAIRENAENKVFGELGFLLKYKRKNPEMLIGVCGCMSQEESVVNKILRSYPHVDMVFGTHNIHRLPNVLKEAYMSKEMVIEVWSKEGDVIENLPKKRLGSIKAWVNIMYGCDKFCTYCIVPYTRGKERSRRPEEIIAEVRELAASGYKEIMLLGQNVNAYGKDFEDLDYRLGDLMDELRKIDIPRIRFTTSHPRDFDDHLIEVLAKRGNLVEHIHLPVQSGSNEVLKIMARKYTREHFLGLVAKIKAAIPEVTLTTDIIVGYPNETEEQFEETLALYREVGFEMAFTYIYSPREGTPAAKMVDNVPEEVKKERLHRLNEVVGEYSRKALESLKGEIVEVLVEGTSKKRDDVLAGYTRKNRLVNFKAPADLIGQLVKVKIVEATSYSLSGEFVEVVKNEKVEA, from the coding sequence ATGAATGAGGAACAACGCTTAGCTAATCAACAAGTCAATCAACCAAAAAAAGAAGACAAGCCTGAAAAGGATTATAGTAAATATTTTGAAACGGTTTTTACGGCACCTTCATTAAAAGATGCCAAAAAACGTGGGAAAGAAGATATTAAATACCATAAGGACTTTGACATTGCGGAAGAGTTTGCAGGTATGGGCATAGGACGTACATTTTATATTCGTACCTATGGCTGCCAAATGAATGAGCATGATACAGAAGTAATGGCCGGGATTTTTATGCAGCTTGGCTATACGCCTACAGATGTGATTGATGAAGCTGACGTCGTGCTACTGAATACGTGTGCTATCCGTGAAAATGCAGAAAATAAAGTGTTTGGAGAACTTGGTTTCCTGCTGAAATATAAACGTAAAAATCCAGAAATGCTTATCGGGGTTTGTGGCTGTATGTCGCAGGAAGAATCCGTTGTCAATAAAATTTTAAGAAGCTATCCTCATGTCGATATGGTGTTTGGTACACATAATATTCACCGTTTACCAAACGTTTTAAAAGAAGCATATATGTCAAAGGAAATGGTTATTGAGGTTTGGTCTAAAGAAGGCGATGTTATTGAAAATCTGCCGAAAAAACGTCTTGGCTCTATCAAAGCTTGGGTAAATATTATGTATGGCTGTGATAAGTTCTGTACGTATTGTATCGTACCTTATACGCGTGGTAAGGAGCGTAGTCGTCGTCCGGAAGAAATCATCGCTGAAGTTCGTGAACTAGCAGCTTCAGGCTATAAAGAAATTATGCTGCTTGGACAAAATGTCAACGCTTACGGTAAAGATTTCGAGGATCTTGATTACCGACTTGGTGATTTAATGGACGAATTACGAAAAATTGATATTCCACGTATTCGCTTTACAACAAGTCATCCACGCGACTTCGATGATCATTTAATCGAAGTGCTTGCAAAACGTGGTAACTTAGTTGAGCATATTCACTTACCAGTACAATCTGGTTCAAATGAAGTGTTGAAAATTATGGCACGTAAATATACACGTGAGCATTTCCTTGGACTAGTAGCAAAAATTAAAGCGGCTATTCCTGAAGTAACACTAACGACTGATATTATTGTTGGCTATCCGAATGAAACAGAGGAGCAATTTGAAGAGACGTTAGCCTTGTACCGTGAAGTAGGCTTTGAAATGGCCTTTACGTATATTTACTCTCCTCGTGAGGGTACACCTGCTGCTAAAATGGTGGATAATGTACCTGAAGAAGTGAAAAAAGAACGTCTTCATCGATTAAATGAGGTTGTAGGGGAATATTCTCGCAAAGCATTAGAGAGCTTGAAGGGTGAAATAGTAGAAGTATTAGTCGAAGGTACAAGTAAAAAACGCGATGATGTGTTAGCTGGTTATACTCGTAAAAATCGTCTTGTAAACTTTAAAGCCCCGGCAGATCTAATTGGTCAATTAGTGAAAGTAAAAATAGTTGAAGCTACTTCCTATTCATTAAGTGGTGAATTCGTAGAAGTAGTAAAAAATGAAAAGGTGGAAGCGTAA
- a CDS encoding ABC transporter ATP-binding protein, with protein sequence MSYIVIEGLHKKYGLTTVLSNIDMKIEKGEFITLLGPSGCGKSTILRIVAGLTDASAGQIVIEGKDMMGVPPKDRQVGMVFQSYALFPNMTVKENVAFGLRMQKVNTAEVDRRVQEMLAIVHLSEKANAYPKELSGGQQQRVALARALIVRPKVLLLDEPLSALDAQIRKKLQADLRAIQQKLGITMILVTHDQEEAMAVSDRIFVMNNGMIAQSGTPTAIYTSPESEFIANFIGHYNVFTRQALEKMIGETLPKECSKFAIRPEAIHLDQRQGDVCITGEAKQSLMSGNVIRTTFEGECLFTMEQLHQRGYLFELGKKYTCYVAREDVIALS encoded by the coding sequence ATGAGTTATATTGTGATTGAAGGACTTCATAAAAAATATGGATTAACGACGGTTTTATCAAATATAGATATGAAGATTGAAAAAGGTGAATTTATAACTCTTTTAGGTCCAAGTGGCTGTGGTAAGAGTACCATTTTACGAATTGTAGCAGGCTTAACAGATGCATCGGCTGGCCAAATTGTCATTGAGGGCAAGGATATGATGGGTGTTCCACCAAAGGATCGTCAAGTTGGCATGGTGTTTCAATCATATGCACTATTCCCAAATATGACGGTGAAAGAAAATGTAGCTTTTGGTTTACGCATGCAAAAAGTAAATACGGCTGAAGTTGACAGGCGTGTTCAAGAAATGCTTGCGATTGTTCATTTATCTGAAAAAGCAAACGCTTATCCGAAAGAATTGTCGGGTGGTCAGCAGCAGCGTGTTGCTCTTGCTCGTGCTTTAATTGTACGTCCAAAGGTGTTGCTGTTAGATGAGCCGCTTAGTGCGTTAGATGCCCAAATTCGTAAAAAGCTACAAGCCGACTTACGAGCCATCCAACAAAAGCTAGGCATAACGATGATTTTAGTAACGCATGACCAAGAGGAAGCAATGGCTGTTTCTGACAGAATATTTGTTATGAATAATGGGATGATTGCTCAAAGTGGAACACCTACTGCGATTTATACAAGCCCTGAAAGTGAATTTATTGCTAATTTTATCGGTCATTACAATGTCTTTACGCGCCAAGCTTTAGAGAAAATGATTGGCGAGACGTTACCAAAAGAATGCTCAAAATTTGCGATTCGACCAGAAGCCATTCATCTCGATCAGAGACAGGGGGATGTTTGTATTACTGGAGAGGCGAAGCAGTCGTTAATGAGTGGCAATGTTATTCGAACAACATTTGAGGGCGAATGTCTCTTTACAATGGAGCAACTGCATCAACGAGGCTATTTGTTTGAGCTGGGCAAAAAATATACGTGCTATGTAGCAAGGGAAGATGTGATTGCATTATCATGA
- a CDS encoding ABC transporter permease subunit, with amino-acid sequence MIVLISKRQTVAWLSPFLVLVLLFFLIPLLYMLITSFQNSDGFTLAQYQAVLTNDYILQGFKNSITLSFISAVIALIVTLFAVYAIMRFSEPVREKILLLTNLTSNFSGIPLAFAFIVLLGNSGLFTLLFDKWGIDALSSFSLYSWGGLLLIYVYFQLPLALMLLYPIYDGIQQQWKEAAALLGASTWQFWIKIGVPVMLPGIVGTFSVLFANAMGAYASAYALTNSSYNLVAIRIGSLIKGDIFAQPELASAIAVILAVTMVTAMLLSEWSISKTRRKL; translated from the coding sequence GTGATTGTTTTGATTTCGAAGCGGCAAACAGTTGCCTGGCTTTCTCCTTTTCTAGTACTTGTATTGTTATTTTTCTTAATACCGTTACTGTATATGCTAATCACAAGCTTTCAAAATAGTGATGGTTTTACACTTGCACAATATCAAGCAGTACTAACGAACGATTACATTTTACAAGGCTTTAAAAATAGTATTACACTGTCCTTTATTTCAGCAGTAATTGCCTTAATCGTTACCTTATTTGCAGTCTATGCGATTATGAGATTTTCTGAGCCAGTACGTGAGAAGATTTTACTACTAACAAACTTAACATCTAATTTTTCAGGTATTCCATTGGCATTTGCCTTTATCGTATTACTTGGAAATAGCGGGCTCTTTACATTGCTATTCGATAAATGGGGTATCGACGCATTATCTTCATTTTCTCTTTATAGCTGGGGTGGCTTGTTACTCATTTATGTTTATTTTCAGCTACCGTTAGCATTAATGCTTCTATACCCAATTTATGATGGAATTCAGCAACAATGGAAGGAAGCGGCGGCACTGCTTGGAGCGTCTACATGGCAGTTTTGGATAAAGATTGGTGTTCCTGTTATGCTTCCTGGGATCGTTGGGACATTTAGCGTATTGTTTGCCAATGCAATGGGAGCGTATGCCTCAGCCTATGCGCTAACGAATAGTAGTTACAATTTAGTCGCAATACGTATTGGTTCTCTTATTAAAGGAGATATTTTTGCCCAACCAGAGCTGGCAAGTGCTATTGCAGTCATACTAGCGGTAACGATGGTGACGGCGATGCTGTTAAGTGAATGGAGCATTTCAAAAACAAGGAGGAAGTTATAG
- a CDS encoding ATP-grasp domain-containing protein produces MTVDQTFLPVIIQSGHNAYGVARSFYEAYRIKSLVLEPALKTKNIRALLLGGARGIATQNSQIIDFQYVDRLDEPAYFVQALIDIAMQFKNKKLILLVCDCYYAELIIINKQTLQQYFILPYIDEDLMTRIRTKEEFYKCCDLYNIKYPKTVVVTKEHHAISDVPFDFPMIIKPSNAVEYTSCSFPEKKKVFLAKNEEEQQQIISSIYRSTYKDSLILQEFIPGDDSYIRVLDVYVGKDKKVKLMCLGNKLLEDPSPHNIGTSLAIMTDFDEQLMDKIRYFLEDIGYNGFANFDMKLDVRDGEYKIFEMNLRTGASSYFVTASGHNLMQYVANDYVFNVNQELTYVQTRHLWSLIPKKTLFKGLNNEKLKIETKRLIKQGKYSNALYFREDMNVKRWTKLKLYNYYLNLKYKKYYK; encoded by the coding sequence ATAACAGTAGATCAAACTTTTTTGCCAGTTATCATACAATCGGGCCACAATGCTTATGGGGTAGCCCGCTCCTTTTACGAAGCGTATCGAATAAAAAGCCTTGTATTAGAACCAGCTTTGAAAACAAAAAACATTCGAGCACTCTTACTAGGTGGGGCACGAGGAATAGCAACTCAAAATAGTCAAATCATCGACTTTCAATATGTGGACCGTTTAGACGAACCAGCTTATTTTGTACAAGCTTTAATCGACATCGCGATGCAGTTCAAAAATAAGAAATTGATTTTACTTGTATGTGATTGTTACTATGCGGAGCTTATCATTATCAATAAACAGACGCTACAACAATATTTTATTTTGCCTTATATAGATGAGGATTTAATGACGCGGATTCGAACAAAGGAAGAGTTTTATAAGTGTTGTGATTTATATAATATTAAATATCCAAAAACGGTGGTAGTGACGAAGGAACATCATGCAATAAGTGATGTTCCATTCGATTTTCCGATGATTATCAAACCATCGAATGCCGTTGAATATACGAGTTGTTCCTTCCCTGAAAAGAAAAAAGTATTTCTTGCAAAAAATGAAGAAGAGCAACAGCAGATTATTAGCAGTATTTATCGCTCTACGTATAAAGATTCTTTAATTCTTCAAGAATTTATTCCAGGTGATGATTCTTATATTCGTGTATTAGATGTTTACGTAGGGAAGGATAAGAAGGTTAAATTAATGTGTTTAGGTAACAAGCTTCTCGAAGATCCTTCACCACATAATATTGGCACTTCTTTGGCGATTATGACGGATTTCGATGAACAGCTAATGGACAAAATACGTTATTTTTTGGAGGACATTGGCTATAATGGATTTGCAAATTTTGACATGAAATTAGATGTTCGTGACGGGGAATATAAAATATTTGAAATGAACTTACGAACTGGGGCTTCAAGCTATTTCGTGACAGCGAGTGGTCATAATTTAATGCAGTATGTTGCAAATGATTATGTATTCAATGTAAATCAAGAGCTAACGTATGTACAGACGAGGCATTTGTGGTCACTTATTCCAAAAAAAACGCTATTTAAAGGTTTAAATAATGAAAAACTAAAAATTGAAACAAAGCGATTAATAAAACAGGGCAAATATTCGAATGCCCTATATTTTAGAGAAGATATGAACGTCAAGCGATGGACAAAGCTAAAACTATATAATTATTATTTAAATCTAAAATATAAAAAGTACTACAAATAA